Within the Oreochromis niloticus isolate F11D_XX linkage group LG14, O_niloticus_UMD_NMBU, whole genome shotgun sequence genome, the region AGTCACATGAAGGAGTGTGTGAGTGTCACGGTGCTTCCTGTTTACCACACgccattcttcttcttcagcaACAAGTGTTCGTAACGCTGACATCACTGACCGTCATGTGCTCCTCAGGTGTCCCAGCTGCCCCTGAAGCTGGAGTCAGAGGTGGTGGAGAACGGAGAAAACTTCTCGGTGGGGGAACGTCAGCTGCTGTGCGTGGCCCGAGCGCTGCTGAGACGGTGCAAGGTGAGAACCTTAGAGGTCAGAGTGGCTCCGCCCCtggctagggatgggtaccggtgtccggtgccattatggcaccggtgtctgacataaacagtagtaaccagaccgaaaagcagcgcacatttcggtgctttattttcctgagatgtcatacactttggattctagccaatcattttacctttccaaggatagtaggcggggccaggtacgtacgttcttttagagcaagGTGagctagcaaacaccgtcgtagttacatgcggctgtcttcttgtttgatggcagatactcccttcaccctggccaaaaaggctcaagtgaccaaagaaaaagtgggaaacagctaaacatgagaggtttttggacaaagtttgtttttttccattgtttaagcactgcttccagccaagagtgagaccatagctgtatcccaaaacgtcggctgcatccttcggaggacccggccttcgcggtctacgtgggccgggtccttcgaagactgagaaggccggaagtgcgaggctgtgaaatgggacggtctagccttcagatctgcgtcaccgctgtgtgggtggagtttaataaactcggccgtctgctccttgctatctaaaatataacaggacactggcgtaaattctcgaccgtctcacacgtctgtttaatcagttttctgtttaacgtttattcagctgtgtgaaaatcccggaggaaccaacccgatggattaataaagttttatttaatctaataatctaataactttgatctcagccaaaccgatttactccggaacaaataaaacaccgaaaaaagccaaacaattacatttttaagttatccgagtgactaatgtttaacctgagtagcgaaagagcgggggtctgaaaacgatgaagccgggagtccgctgctctcgccggctggagtgaccattgaaccccccggcttgctatcgaacgggtgggtaacagacgtctccgaaaacctcggcgcacttttgcaaatatgtgatgttttgataaaccgagcagatatttgtaatttacacagctactttctcgcctgaaaatatgttaaaagtttattttgtgacccagaaagattaataagactaattttaaaacttagtagctgccgccattgttggcagctgaaatttggctgggccgcgctatgaattctgggatatggtgggccacgaaggacacacccaacccatccttcaaattcggggaaatgaaggacgcatttgtcggccgcatttgaaggagtcgacgaattgggacagccttcgtcgcctggctgtgacgtaatcggccttcaaatgcggcctccggaggatgcagccgacgttttgggacacagctcaTATATGCCCtacagctgcagaaaaggctaacattgttatcgttttacaaaaaaaagctaaacatgagaggtttttggacaaagtgtgtgttcttcattcttcattcggttcgagcaccgtttaagcaccggaaccgtttcaaaagtaccggtttggtactggtatcggataaaacctaaacgatacccatccctaccccTGGCCTGTCCTCTGTCTCTGACCGGTTCGTTCTTCTCTCAGGTACTGATCCTGGACGAGGCGACTGCAGCCATGGACGCCGAGACAGACGCTCTGATCCAGGAGACCATCAGGAGCTCGTTCCACCACTGCACCACCCTGACCATCGCTCACCGCCTCCACACTGTCCTGGCCTCCGACCGCATCATGGTGCTCAACCAGGGGCAGGTACGGCCAATAGGTGTTCAGCTGGTTGTTAGTGAGCAGATCAGCGAAAACAGGTTAAGGCTTCAGTCACACGTTAGTTTGAAGGTTAGCTCCGCTAACACTCTACCTGCTCTGCCTCCTTGTCTCTGATTGGTCCAGGTGGTGGAGTTCGACGAGCCGTCCAAACTGCTGGCCAATGAGAACTCACGGCTGTGTTCGATGCTGGCCGCCGTGGAAAACAAGATCTCGGTGCGAGGATGAGGACAAAGAAGCTGCTGTACTGTAACTGACCTCAGGGTGGCGCTCGCGGGCATCGCTCTGACTTACTGTTGCTTTTTTGCGACATTCTTCTCTCGAATCATGTGACCGTCGTTTTTATGACCTGATGTGAAGCAGGTCTGTGCTCACTGAAGTGCTTTAAACATCTGTCACATGTTGTCTGGTGGGTGGGGCTAAAGGACGCTGTACTTTAATCTCTGTTGTTTTTATCGATGTTGTTTCGCCTCGACTGCGGTTTCCTTTGATCCAGAAGCTGATCAGCTATTTATGAATTTGTTCAGAATGTAAAGAGGACTGTTTTTATTCTAACCTGACACACGTGAGCTTCTCTACATTTTTATAGTCTCTTTTTTGCACGTTTGTGTAGATTTGATTTTTAGTTCGTAAAGtgaagcctgtgctgccctctAGAGGAGAAGCACAGTAAGTACATATTAGTCCGGTTGGACTGTTAATGACTCTGTAACTTGTTTGATATCAGTGAAAAATGCAGCTTTTAATCTCAGAGCGCGGCCGCTTTGTGTTTGCGTAGCGGCTGTGCTCAGGCTTCGTGTTGGTGGCTCTGTGATCAGACATCATGATATTTACTGCAGAACACGCAGGAAGTGCCCATGCACATGAAAACAGTGATTTATTAAGCCTGATGTTTCTGTTTCCTCCGTTTATggagtttctttttctcttaaaCGTCtttatttaatgtgaaaattagAAAACGATGCTGACTCCAGCGTGCGGGGCTCGAGCTCGGGCTGTGCACATGTCAGCGTGTCTCTGTAGCTGTTCCTATAAATAAACTACTGACTTTAACTCCACCTGTCCTCCTTACTTCCTGTCATGTGGTCACTGCTCGATGTTCACGTTTGAAGTTTCTAACGAGTTCAAGCTCCTCTGAAAACTTACAtcacaggtttttctactcttggatctggatgatgtcacagagaggCTCCACCCACCTGCAGTACGACAGACCTTCTGTTTTTGagaagcagccaatcagaggaacATTGTCTTCAAGGGGGCGGAGCTGAATCAGCTTCTTTTAAACTACAGATGAAACGAAGGGCTGTACTGGCCACTTTCTTAGGTATGGCACTTGTAGCTCCTTTTGCTTTCAGAGCTGGTTTCATTCTCCATGGCTCACAGTCTGAGGATGTTTAAAGACACGTTATCTGCCCGTCGTGGTCAGACAATACAAGATCTATTACAGCTCTAAAACTCAGGCCAGACACGagattatcaaaataaaacaggaagttactGACTAAACGTGGAGAAAGGACTGTGACACAGAAGCATACAGACTACAAAAATAAGACGAGACTCACAAAATATAGCAGACACATAAATAATGGGAATCAACAACATACTGAGAAATCAAGAATACACTGAAACCTCACATCAAACACTCAAAGCGTCATCGAGTTTCACCCGAGCATCATCTTTCATGaaccccagatgtcagcctaatgtgtaccttaatcaagccaggTAATAACAACGTGCCAGAACATGCGAAagtaacatgacgaaactctgttcagacagtgaatggacttaTATAGCACTTCTCTACTCTCTCAGATTATTgcaagtgctctatacaacatgccacattttctctaaactgagGGCTTCCTAACTACATCCATACTCTTGACCTGCTGACTGAAGGATCACACAGgaatcgaaccactaaccttccgatcagtaggtgacctgctctacctcctgagctacagacaCCCAGTGGTAAATATGAGTAAACCCTccctaggttttggataaagtgcacactcacaaacctgtcaaacctgcatttgaaacattggctaccatagctgtatagtattgcaacatggcatttgggtcttctaactaaaataggaaaacaggaacataaatagtgcctcattgccagacctggcccacatctggctGACATActccctgccatgacaccagtcagtcagaagtgccagcttgatgccggatccgggccagaccaGTTTTccatgagcctgggccacataaaccaaaccacaatcgagccagatgtggcatgacatcacatagacagtgtcatctatgccaggcctggcccatatctgaaTGACATACcacttatcatgccagaagtcagccagcagtgccggcttgacaccagatccgggccagaccagTCTGCTATGTGGGTGAAGACGTGGTTAACAATAAATAGCAGAGCAGTCTGCCTCGAGCTGGGTTCATGAGCTCAGCTGACACTTTCAGTTCAGGAAAAGTGCCACAGTCAGAGAGATGAAGGAAGAAGAGCGTACAGCacagagggagaggaggtgTTGATTGGGTCGGCAGAGAGCTCGAGAGGATAGAGGTGGGCGTATCGATCCAAATATGGATGGTATCAATACCAACACTAGTATCGGTATCAATACTTTGCTTTTATCCATCAAGTTCTGTATGCAGCCCGCTGAACTGTGTTCATTCTTCCTTTGGAAAACATAAACGTCCCCAGCTTCGTGTGCGTTACAGAcaggaaaaaatccaaaaacctGGTTTGAAAACACACGAACACCTGAAAGGTGTCTTTCAttgtgttaactaattattgtggaaagtaaaaatcGCAGGGACAGTGGTGAGAACTGATCTAATAAGTCACGGCACACGACTCTCCTCCAATCAGCTGCCTGAGTAACTTTGGATCCACACCAATATATTTGTAGTGTGACACAGAAATACTGTGGATGTTTGAGATGTCCATGTTAAATGACAGAAAGGTATACGTGTTCAAATAGCATCAGCCAACACACAACGGCAGGTTTTTTATGGTAATCCTTCATAAATGAACAATAAGCACACTGATGTCCTGTAATGATTATGGAGCTGTAACTTCAGATACAACAACACATGAAGTTTTGGTACAAAGTGTGGGATCAGGATGGTTGGCACCACCCTGAATTTTACTGGTATCGGATCAGAAGGTACATCAGTGGGATCGCACACGAGTAGTGTGAATGAACAGATAACTGTGTGTGTGGGATCTCATCTGGCGAACGGTGGACCGACGAGCGGGAAAGAAAAGAGACCGGACTTCTGAAGATgtttcatctgagaagcttcttcagctctaaCACCAAATGGTGGAGAGCCCCAGAGAGGGTCGCtgacccactattgatcatCTACCTCATCACATGACCCAAggtgtgagtgggtgttaagaTGAccggattatagatggcagacagttggtgtggtgcttctttcactcctcattcaaaccatctgtcttcccTGTCCAACATGTGGATACTGACATCCTCAaagactgacctttgacctttagatgcagatgaacagctGAGTCCTGTCGAGGTGGCTGTTTggtgtctccagtgtgtctgagtgtgtggctgGGTCTGAAGGACACTGAGACGTCGTGGTGGGGAAGACTCCTGAGTCTGCCTTCCACAGGGTGGAGGTACTGCTCTGTGTGTGGGAGCTTCAATGTGAAGCTTTCCATTCTCCTCAGTGTGCACAGAACACTCCAGAAAACCATGATCCTTCCACTGAGCTGATGTGATGGCTGGGTAAATGGATGAATAGACCTATATGTTGACAGGTGGATGAATGGTTGAATCGATGGACCCTCTGTGGAGGTCGTCAAGAGCACCAGATTCCTTGGTGTCCATCTGGTggagaacctctcctggtccctcaacaccagctCTATAACTaagaaggcccagcagcgtctctaCTTCCTGAGGAAGCTGAGGAAAGCCCATCTCCCTCCATCCATTCTCACCACCTTCTACAGAGGGACTATCGAGAGCgtcctgagcagctgcatcactgtcagGATGGTAACTGCACCGTATCGGATCACAGTACCCTAGAACTGACAGTGAGAGCAGCTGAGAGGATCATCGGAGCCTctcttccctccatcacagACACCTATCACACCTGCTGCATCCATGGAAAGAGATACCGGAGCATCCAGACCCTCACTGGCAGACTGAGAAACAGGTTCTTCCCCCAGACCGTCAGActccagaacacacacacacacacacacacacacacacacacacacacacacacacacacagagccactgttattgttgcacttttcttttgcactgtttttgttttgtttgttgcagTTTTTGCACACTTTGCACGAATCAATAGACTGATACGTTAATGGGTGGATGAACAGGTAAATGGATGGAGCCGCCCTCCAACTCCGTGTGCCCGCCTCCACAGCGCCCCTCATCGGCCTGCAGAAACTTTTTTCCCCGCtgttgttacttcctgtttagtCCGGAGCGGAGCCTCGACTGTCCCCCGGGTCTTCGCCGGTGTCCTCTACCTCTTTGTGTCCGTGTGTGGCCGCTCGGTCTCGGACTCACAGCTCACCTCCAGCCCTCGTCGAGCCTCTGGGAGGACGCGGGTTCGGTGTCCGGGACTGCGGGCAGGGAGCCGGGCTGAGCTCTCCCGGGGAGCCGGTGTCCGCCTGGTTCTTCCGCCGTGCGGTCCTGATGGATTTTACTTAAATGTGTCCCCGTGAAGCAGCAACAGTGCGCCGTGCTAATGCGCTGATTAGCCGGCTCTGCTAACCAGGTCAGTTAAACGCGCTGACCTTAAGGTGCTGTTTTCACTCACTTCGAGCTAAAGCTGCTAACTTCCAGCGCTGCTAGCCGCCACTGAAAGTCCCGAAAACTGCGCTTTAAACTGGGCTTTGAGAGTCTCCCGGGTGTCGGAGCTCTTTCGGGTCTGTGACTTTATTGAAattgttgttttaaattaagTTTAACTTCGGTTTAACACGCAGGGCTGTTAAACACTGGCTGTGAGTGTTTGCTAAGTTTGATTGAATGTTGTCTAAATGGACAAAGAGTCAAAGTTTACCGGTCAAATAGTTCCTTAAATCTAAGAGAAGCAGGCAGAAGGTCAGCCCACGCTCAGCGGAGCCTTTATTCTGCTTTATTTTCAGTCTTCAGCGGACTGACTCTTAAATTCGATATTTGGTTATTGAAGTTTTGAATGGGGTGGACCTGGCTGACCAGTAAAGCTGGGTTTAGATGTGGATTAAAAGTTTTCACTTGGTCctaaactgtttaaaaaaatgttcaaatgatttaaaaatacaaaattctgGGTTTATCGAGGATCCAGGGACACACAGGATGAGTTTTCACCGGGGGCTTAATGTCTTGTTAGGCGTAAAATTAGACGTTTCTTTAACGAGGTTTTGAATGGAGTTGAAAGGCCGAGCCTCTGGTTGGGTTAAAGTTACTTATTTGGGCTAAACTGGGCTACGCATCAAGTCCTGAGTTAAACTGGGTTAGTACCTGAGTTGTGTACTGGGTTCAAGGGTGGGTGTCAGTTTATATGGTTTGAATTGGACTAAAACTGTGAGTTGAAGGTAGTTTTGGGGATTCTGTGTTAAACTGGGGTCCTGTTGGGATCTGTACTGGGTGCACTGGAGCATTGAGGCAGGCCTGGTGTGTTTCTGCTCTGTGTTCCTGACCCTCACAGGTGTGTTCTTGTTCGTGTCTCATGCAGTTGGTTCCGGTCTAAGTGGGTTTGGTCTCAGCTTTAGCTCACCATGGCAGAGCTCCACCAGGCGCCCACCTCACTGTGCTGCTGCCGTAAATCCCTGCCGGACTCCGGGGGCCGGTGCTCCGGGGACTCGGGCCGGCCCTCTGCGGGCCCGGGTCCGGAATTCCAACGCTGCCCCCTGGTGGACGTGGCGTCCGCATCGAACTTCAGGAGCTTCCAGCTGCGTCACTTCCACCTGGACCTGCGGCTGAACTTTGCAGTGAAGGAGATGAGCGGCTGGCTGGTTCTGGACCTGGTTCCAGTCCAGCCGGGGGTCTGCTCCCTGATCCTGGACTCCCACCCTTCTTTATTGATCCACTCCATAGACTGTAAGGTCCCGGGGCCCGGCAGCAGGAGCCCGTGTCCCTCACCTACCGTGTGGACCCATTCACCGACTACGGCTCGTCACTCAGCATCAGCCTGCCAACCGCGGCAGTGAAACCAGGCCGGGCGGTCCAGATCACGGTCCGCTACACCACCACGGATGGGCCGGCTGTAAGGAGACGACACTGTGTCTGTACAGCGTGAGCACGTTGAAGGTGACCGCAGCGTGacccgtgtgtgtgtctgtgtgtgtgtctgcagatcTGGTGGCTGGACTCGGAGCTCACCTGCGGTCAGGTTCGTCCTCTGGTCTTCACTCAGGGTCACTCGGTGTGTAACCGCTCCTTCTTCCCCTGCTTCGACACGCCGGCTGTCAAGAGCACGTACACTGCCACGGTTCGGGTGAGTCACACGGAGCCCAGGTAACATCAGCGCGGTGACAGAATGCGTTTCCTTAAACACCTGCAGTCACGCCGTTTCTGCTTCTCCTCCTCGGCAGGTCCCGGAGGGCGTGACGGTCCTCATGAGCGCGTCTCGGAGTTCGTACTCCAAACAGGACCGCGTCTTCCAGTTCTCCATGGAGTTTCCCATCCCCTCCTACCTGGTGGCGCTGGTGGCCGGCGAGCTGCAGCACGTAGACGTCGGGCCAAGGTCGCTCCGCGTAAAATAacgttttcattttcattatttatcaAAATAAGtccaaatatttttttgcaaaataaatttcagtgtaaaatattttgatgtttttgacGATGAGTAAGTTTGAAACATGTTACATCAGTTTGTTTGGATAaaagcaaaaatttaaaaaatgattttagtCAAACAAACAGATCATTTTTGATATTTCTGATGTTAAATCAGGGGTGGAGCACTCCAGGCCTCGGTGTCCTGCAGGGGTCACcttgggtcagcacacctgagtCACATGATGAGCTCATCACCAGGTTTCTGGGGAATGTTTTCATTTAGCTGTTTAAATCAGCTGTTGcgtctaaaacctgcagcacACCGAGGCTCGAATTATTAAAACACTGTAAATGAGTGAAAAGCATCTAAGAAATATATGAAAGATAAATGTGAGATAAAGGATCCTGAAACATTCGTCAAAGatgataataaaatatttacatctgtgcaaaaacacattttgaccTTTGGCCAATCTTTTTTCAGGAGTCGTGTGTGGGCGGAGCCTTGCCTGTTGTCCTGCGCGGTGAAGAAGCTAGGGGGCAGCGTGGAGCGCTGGCTGGGCGTCGCCGAGGACCTGTTTGGACCTTACCTGTGGGGCAGGTGAGCCTCTAAGTTTCTGACCAAACTTTCTTTAAAACATCCGCAGCGACGCTGACATGGCTCGTCCTCAGGTGCGACATcgtcttcctccctccctccttcccaTCGTCGCCATGGAGAACCCCTGCCTCACCTTCATCATCGCCTCCATCCTGGAGAGCAGCGAGTTCCTGCTGATCGACGTCATCCACGAGATCGCCCACGGCTGGTTCGGCAACGCCGTCACCAACGCCACCTGGGAGGAGATGTGGCTGAGCGAAGGCCTGGCGACATACGCCCAGCGGAGGATCACCACGGAGGCCTACGGTAACGCTGCGTTCACTGTttcagattttatgtttttgttggcgagctttcaaaacattttcagtgtttagATGTTTGAACCTGAAGTCACGAACAGCTGATTATtgatttttaaagtaaagacaAGTTCAGCCTCAGTCCACATACTTTTGGTCACCTCGCGTTACCTGTCACCCCCAGGTGAGCCGTTCACCTGCCTGGAGACTGCTGTACGATTGGACGCCCTCCACAGACAGCTGCGTCTCCTCGGAGACAACAACCCAGTGAGCAGGCTGCAGGTCAAGTTTGAGTCAGGTGACctccccacccacacacacacacagatggaggTGTGGTGTTCACTCGCACAGGTGAGATGACATCACTGTTACCTGTTCCAGGTGTGAACCCCAGCACGCTGATGAACCTGTTCACCTACGAGAAAGGTTTCTGCTTCGTGTCGTATCTGTCAGAGATCAGCGGGGACGTGAGACGCTTCGACTGTTTCCTCAGGGTcagcgcgcgcgcgcgcgcacacacacacacacacacacacacacacacacacacacacacacacacacacactggagtcATACATGTGTCACGTGTGTTCCAGCAgtgactgtgacagtttgtttgTGGACAGCAGCTGAGTTGCTTTCACAGTCAGTGTCCACATACTTCTGCTCCACATTTCCATGGATTTACATTTCACCAGGATGTTTTACATGAGTGCTGCTCAGAGTCATGTGACCAGTGTTtgcctcgtgtgtgtgtgtgtggtgtgtgtggtgtgtgtgtgtgtgtgtgtgtgtgtgggtcacAGGATTACATCTCAGAGTTTAAGTTTAAAAGCGTGGTGGCTCAGGACCTCATAGactacttcctgtcttatttccCGGAGCTGAAGGACACCGCCGTCGCTCAGAGAGAAGGTCAGGAGACACTTtcagctcacctgtgtgtcaGCAGCCTCCTAGTCTcctctgtgacatcacttcctgtgtgtgcGCTTGCCCTCAGGTCTAGAGTTCGAGCGTTGGCTGAGCGGCTGCGGCCCGCCTCCCTATGAGCCGGACCTGTCAGCGGGTGGCGCTCTTATTGGGCCCGTCCAGGATCTGTGCGACCTGTGGAGGAACACCGACCCCCCTGACCTGGAGGCGCTcgcgacctttgacctctcaaCCTGGAGTACCTTTCAGATCGTCCTTTTCCTGGACCGCATGCTGGACCATTCGCCGCTGCCGCACAGTACGTTGCCATAGCAACACTGCAACACATCATTCAGAGCTTGCAATACTCTGCTAGAGTGCAAAGTACTCGAGTATTTGTACTCTGCAGCATGAAAGGGATTATGTGACTTCCTGTTTGCTGCAAGTGGTTGTGATTGGTGACGAGGTTGCGGGCCGTTTCTCAGTACTCAAGTACGTGAGTACGTACTGGCTCCCGTTCACACGGGAGTTCGGACTTCCCGAGGACGCAGCGCGATCGTTCTGTTATTGGAACAGCAGTGTAGGTGATGACATCGCAACTCCaccccctcttaatttaaccgTTACACATGATGTACGCAGATTTATTTCAGCACTTTGACAGATCATCTGTTTCATACAGTGAAGCACAATCACTGCGAGACACAGGCTTCATGTCTCCTAATCAACAAAGTACACGTGCAAAACAAACGTGAGacgttagaacgcttttattttagTAAACACTCAGTACTCACAACAGACAGCTGGGGTTTGGAAGAGTCTGGAACAAATCGGATCGTTGTTGGAGCAGCGTTGAGGGTCTCCAcgctagg harbors:
- the rnpepl1 gene encoding LOW QUALITY PROTEIN: aminopeptidase RNPEPL1 (The sequence of the model RefSeq protein was modified relative to this genomic sequence to represent the inferred CDS: inserted 2 bases in 2 codons); protein product: MAELHQAPTSLCCCRKSLPDSGGRCSGDSGRPSAGPGPEFQRCPLVDVASASNFRSFQLRHFHLDLRLNFAVKEMSGWLVLDLVPVQPGVCSLILDSHPSLLIHSIDCKVPGPGSRSXVSLTYRVDPFTDYGSSLSISLPTAAVKPGRAVQITVRYTTTDGPAIWWLDSELTCGQVRPLVFTQGHSVCNRSFFPCFDTPAVKSTYTATVRVPEGVTVLMSASRSSYSKQDRVFQFSMEFPIPSYLVALVAGELQHVDVGPRSRVWAEPCLLSCAVKKLGGSVERWLGVAEDLFGPYLWGRCDIVFLPPSFPXVAMENPCLTFIIASILESSEFLLIDVIHEIAHGWFGNAVTNATWEEMWLSEGLATYAQRRITTEAYGEPFTCLETAVRLDALHRQLRLLGDNNPVSRLQVKFESGVNPSTLMNLFTYEKGFCFVSYLSEISGDVRRFDCFLRDYISEFKFKSVVAQDLIDYFLSYFPELKDTAVAQREGLEFERWLSGCGPPPYEPDLSAGGALIGPVQDLCDLWRNTDPPDLEALATFDLSTWSTFQIVLFLDRMLDHSPLPHSVMASLSDSYSSLFDGLNAEVQIRWLQMVVRNSFYPDLPRVRAFLHKHTSRMYTVPLYEDLVAGVMKCVAVEIFYQTQRRLHPNLRRTLQQILFQTSSTNQNGSALPVVPPSSSGSTPPQELTAAVATASPGGATGTTAAIALRDVNVSA